A region from the Arcanobacterium buesumense genome encodes:
- a CDS encoding DsbA family protein, with product MASKNTPGMSSNRQTKEERRQAAREKARLLQELEAKQAKKRKVITIAVSVVALLLVAFAIWQIVTTDKGKERDLGSYTGSVREVKTDNIADDGGVLFDHDGVATASESGKPVIGLWSDYMCPGCERFEAKFSPLLKEHLDQEDLQIKLYLVNTLATEFSTKGATAFYYVAQYAPDKAWAFNGALMAHGEKIHAQSAPQNPSASDIADIAKSVGVPEDVVNDLPASITDEKWQALVSKTVEVFRDNGYTGTPTLTVNGQADDSWTEGNPDEIVPQILNKAAGK from the coding sequence ATGGCATCGAAGAATACTCCAGGTATGTCGAGCAATCGGCAAACGAAAGAAGAACGCCGGCAGGCGGCTCGGGAAAAGGCTCGTCTGTTGCAGGAGCTTGAGGCGAAGCAAGCAAAGAAGCGCAAGGTTATTACCATTGCCGTTTCTGTTGTGGCATTGCTGTTAGTTGCGTTCGCTATTTGGCAAATTGTTACCACTGATAAAGGAAAAGAACGGGATCTTGGCTCATATACGGGCAGTGTTCGTGAAGTTAAGACCGATAATATTGCCGACGACGGCGGTGTTCTCTTCGATCATGATGGAGTTGCAACGGCAAGTGAATCAGGCAAGCCAGTTATTGGTTTGTGGTCTGACTATATGTGTCCGGGATGTGAACGGTTCGAGGCTAAGTTTAGTCCACTACTGAAAGAGCATTTGGATCAAGAAGACTTGCAGATTAAGCTTTACTTGGTCAATACGTTAGCCACTGAGTTTTCTACCAAGGGAGCAACGGCTTTCTATTATGTTGCCCAGTATGCTCCAGACAAAGCCTGGGCTTTTAATGGTGCGCTGATGGCTCATGGTGAAAAGATCCATGCACAATCCGCTCCGCAGAATCCGTCAGCAAGCGATATCGCTGATATTGCTAAGAGCGTTGGGGTTCCTGAGGATGTTGTTAACGATTTGCCAGCGTCGATTACCGATGAAAAATGGCAAGCTCTGGTATCAAAGACGGTGGAGGTATTCCGCGATAATGGTTATACCGGAACACCAACGTTGACGGTCAATGGTCAGGCTGATGATTCGTGGACTGAGGGAAATCCAGATGAGATTGTCCCGCAAATCCTGAATAAAGCAGCTGGAAAGTAA
- a CDS encoding serine/threonine-protein kinase yields MRERGELSGYKLIKRIGFGGMSTVYEAESPSGQRVALKRMNPALLDDPHGRQRLIREVRMLQRVSSPHVAQILDVEFDDDVFIVTELIDGPTLEADVGDHGIFADSDLVELAHELVGALRSVHQVGVLHRDIKPSNVMIGPQGIVLIDFGISQAIDSTRLTQPGSLAHTPGYVDPRIIAGEDPDEAADWWALVAVIGFAVSGHPLFHGSPVAIMRQVMRGEADFTGVDPDVARVLRAALAPDLSQRLTIDDFLRALDRPQEFVESLAEEATRVVEIPAVIDETPDFSETPVGDEESTRVVTVDSFSADDEVARTLIAQPPARFSSFPLDPTFGPDLSFPPDPSFRPDDDNEVAEWESFIEHRPVLHHYRLLWVLASLALAVLAGWQVIVASALSGVAFIVFFVIGGLWEHAQARERRGKTGMFPVVIRTPLVLIHAVFMCVIGAVVGGVGGFGSVWFADRLIAHDAAIDIRILFAMAMCVCLILMWQVDWGRMARIGWRVTIRNIAPTSGYYFFWCLIALIALCVAIFVVAVAPISGIQGDLFDLFVHGARSMRFNY; encoded by the coding sequence ATGCGCGAACGCGGCGAACTATCTGGCTATAAGTTAATCAAGCGGATTGGGTTTGGTGGCATGTCAACCGTCTATGAGGCGGAAAGCCCCTCCGGGCAGCGAGTAGCATTAAAACGTATGAACCCGGCGTTGCTTGATGATCCGCATGGACGCCAGCGATTGATTCGTGAAGTGCGGATGTTGCAACGGGTTTCTAGCCCGCATGTTGCTCAGATTCTCGACGTCGAGTTCGACGACGACGTTTTCATCGTCACCGAATTAATCGACGGGCCCACTTTAGAAGCTGATGTTGGCGATCATGGAATTTTTGCTGACTCGGACCTTGTTGAACTCGCGCATGAACTGGTTGGCGCATTGCGTTCGGTACATCAAGTGGGGGTGCTACATCGGGATATCAAGCCCTCAAATGTCATGATTGGACCGCAGGGCATTGTGCTCATTGATTTTGGAATATCGCAAGCTATCGACTCGACTCGACTAACCCAGCCAGGTTCCCTTGCCCATACTCCGGGCTATGTTGATCCGCGTATTATTGCCGGCGAGGATCCAGATGAGGCTGCCGACTGGTGGGCTTTGGTTGCGGTGATTGGGTTTGCTGTTAGTGGGCATCCGCTGTTTCATGGCTCGCCGGTCGCGATAATGCGCCAGGTGATGCGAGGCGAGGCAGATTTTACTGGCGTGGATCCAGATGTGGCGCGGGTGTTGCGGGCTGCCTTGGCACCAGATCTTTCGCAACGGTTAACGATTGATGATTTTTTGCGTGCCTTGGACCGACCGCAGGAGTTTGTTGAGTCGTTAGCTGAAGAAGCGACCCGCGTCGTCGAAATTCCTGCGGTTATAGATGAGACCCCAGATTTTTCGGAAACCCCAGTTGGTGACGAGGAATCAACACGTGTTGTGACAGTCGATTCTTTTTCTGCCGACGACGAGGTGGCGCGCACACTCATCGCGCAACCGCCTGCGCGGTTCTCTAGCTTCCCGCTTGACCCTACTTTCGGTCCGGACCTCAGTTTCCCACCTGACCCTAGTTTCCGGCCTGATGACGATAATGAGGTTGCTGAGTGGGAGAGCTTTATCGAACACCGACCGGTGCTACATCATTATCGTCTGTTGTGGGTGTTGGCGAGTTTGGCGCTCGCGGTACTTGCTGGATGGCAGGTGATTGTGGCAAGCGCGCTCAGTGGCGTGGCGTTTATCGTATTTTTTGTTATTGGTGGGCTGTGGGAACATGCTCAGGCACGCGAGCGCCGTGGAAAGACAGGTATGTTCCCGGTGGTTATTCGGACACCGTTGGTGTTGATACATGCTGTTTTTATGTGTGTTATTGGTGCAGTTGTTGGCGGAGTCGGCGGCTTTGGTAGTGTGTGGTTCGCAGATCGTCTTATCGCGCACGACGCCGCCATAGATATTCGGATACTTTTCGCTATGGCGATGTGTGTGTGCTTGATCTTGATGTGGCAGGTCGATTGGGGACGGATGGCACGTATTGGGTGGCGGGTGACGATTCGTAATATTGCGCCGACGTCGGGCTATTATTTTTTCTGGTGCCTTATTGCGCTCATAGCGTTATGTGTGGCGATCTTTGTGGTGGCGGTTGCGCCGATTAGTGGGATACAAGGTGATTTATTCGACCTTTTCGTTCATGGAGCGCGCTCTATGAGGTTTAATTATTAA
- a CDS encoding ABC transporter ATP-binding protein: MATVTFQNATRVYPGADKPAVDKLNLEIADGEFLVLVGPSGCGKSTSLRMLAGLEDVNAGRILIGDRDVTDVSPKDRDIAMVFQNYALYPHMTVADNMGFALKIAGVDKAEIRKRVEEAAKILDLTEYLERKPKALSGGQRQRVAMGRAIVRKPQVFLMDEPLSNLDAKLRVQTRTQIASLQRELGVTTVYVTHDQTEALTMGDRIAVLKDGLLQQVASPSDMFARPANAFVAGFIGSPAMNLGNWRVEGTQAIFGDARLDLPAHVVSALTAEDNGEITIGLRPEAFDVLPQADAHSIPLKVTFVEGLGSDAYVYGTIVGAKSESQRFGSGDNSDTMVVRIPPENVPSPNDVIYLRPRADHVHYFSAATGNRIGD, encoded by the coding sequence ATGGCTACCGTTACTTTCCAAAACGCTACCCGCGTATATCCAGGCGCTGATAAGCCTGCAGTCGATAAACTCAACCTTGAAATTGCCGACGGTGAGTTCCTCGTTCTCGTTGGACCTTCAGGTTGTGGTAAGTCCACCTCGTTGCGTATGCTCGCTGGTCTTGAAGATGTCAATGCTGGTCGCATCCTCATTGGTGATCGTGACGTCACCGATGTTTCGCCAAAAGATCGTGACATCGCTATGGTTTTCCAGAACTATGCGCTCTACCCACACATGACCGTGGCTGACAATATGGGATTCGCTCTCAAAATTGCTGGTGTTGACAAAGCTGAAATCCGTAAGCGGGTTGAAGAAGCCGCCAAGATTTTGGACTTGACCGAGTATCTTGAGCGTAAGCCGAAGGCACTCTCCGGTGGCCAGCGTCAGCGCGTTGCTATGGGACGTGCAATTGTTCGTAAACCACAAGTCTTCTTGATGGACGAACCACTTTCTAATTTGGATGCCAAGCTTCGTGTTCAAACCCGTACACAGATCGCTTCGCTACAGCGTGAACTCGGCGTAACCACCGTTTACGTTACTCACGATCAGACCGAAGCATTGACCATGGGCGATCGCATTGCGGTTCTCAAGGACGGTCTACTGCAACAGGTTGCTTCACCATCTGACATGTTTGCCCGCCCAGCTAACGCATTCGTTGCCGGCTTCATCGGCTCCCCTGCCATGAACCTTGGTAACTGGCGTGTTGAGGGAACTCAGGCCATCTTTGGAGATGCCCGCTTGGATCTTCCAGCACATGTAGTGAGCGCACTTACAGCTGAAGACAACGGTGAGATCACCATTGGTTTGCGTCCCGAAGCATTCGATGTTTTGCCACAGGCAGACGCTCATTCCATTCCATTGAAGGTGACATTTGTTGAAGGTCTAGGTTCGGATGCCTACGTTTACGGCACAATCGTAGGAGCCAAGAGCGAATCACAGCGCTTTGGCTCTGGCGATAATTCCGATACGATGGTTGTCCGCATTCCACCAGAGAATGTCCCAAGCCCGAACGATGTTATCTACTTACGCCCACGCGCTGATCATGTCCACTATTTCTCGGCTGCCACTGGCAACCGAATTGGTGACTGA
- a CDS encoding DUF4032 domain-containing protein, which produces MFKTLQITSATVSPALLDLPWNIPLEDWPDDIVTKLPRGISRHIVRFVKLENQIIAIKEIGETVAYKEYETLRNLERLDAPCVEPFAVISGRTSDNGEPLNAVLVTKHLPFSLPYRALFGQQAMRSETVDRLIDALTVLMVRLHLLGFFWGDVSLSNTLFRRDAGEFAAYLVDAETGEIEDNLSARKRAYDIDVARTNIIGELMDLQAGGVLDEDFNTIAVGDRFERRYRELWNELTSAESFALADRWRVDARIRRLNELGFEVGELEMSTDIDGTRLSIQPKVVDAGHYSRKIMRLTGMDVEEAQARRIMNDIDSYRAVNGQWDMPDSIVAHDWMANVYEPAVNAIPYNLRGKLQPAQLFHEILEHRWYIAEQAGHDIALHDAVQSYIHNILPLHREEATMLEREAPHEPVDYYS; this is translated from the coding sequence ATGTTTAAAACTCTGCAGATCACTTCAGCTACGGTCAGTCCTGCGCTTTTGGACTTACCGTGGAATATTCCTTTGGAGGACTGGCCAGACGATATCGTCACTAAACTACCCCGTGGTATTTCTCGCCACATCGTCCGCTTTGTCAAATTAGAGAATCAGATTATTGCAATCAAGGAAATCGGCGAAACGGTTGCATATAAGGAGTACGAGACCCTACGGAATTTAGAACGACTAGATGCTCCTTGTGTTGAGCCTTTTGCAGTTATTTCTGGGCGAACTTCTGATAACGGTGAACCACTCAACGCCGTGCTAGTCACTAAACATCTTCCTTTTTCTCTGCCTTACCGCGCACTGTTTGGCCAACAAGCAATGCGTTCGGAAACTGTTGATCGACTCATCGACGCGCTGACTGTTTTAATGGTCCGGCTGCATTTATTAGGTTTTTTCTGGGGCGATGTGTCACTATCCAATACTTTATTCCGCCGTGACGCTGGCGAGTTTGCTGCCTACTTGGTGGATGCAGAAACTGGCGAGATAGAAGATAACCTTTCAGCTCGCAAACGTGCTTATGACATTGATGTTGCACGTACCAACATCATCGGCGAACTCATGGATCTTCAAGCCGGTGGTGTGTTAGACGAAGACTTTAACACAATTGCTGTGGGCGACCGTTTTGAACGGCGTTACCGCGAATTATGGAATGAGTTAACCAGTGCAGAATCTTTCGCCCTAGCCGATCGGTGGCGAGTTGATGCACGTATCCGCCGGCTCAACGAACTTGGTTTTGAGGTAGGCGAACTGGAAATGAGTACTGATATTGACGGTACCCGCCTGTCAATTCAGCCAAAGGTTGTTGATGCTGGCCATTATTCTCGTAAGATCATGCGATTAACGGGAATGGATGTTGAAGAAGCACAAGCACGCCGAATTATGAATGATATAGATAGCTATCGTGCCGTGAATGGGCAATGGGATATGCCAGATTCTATCGTGGCCCATGATTGGATGGCTAATGTGTATGAGCCTGCTGTGAACGCTATTCCATACAACCTGCGTGGCAAACTTCAACCGGCACAGCTATTCCATGAAATTCTCGAACACCGCTGGTACATTGCCGAACAAGCTGGTCATGATATTGCGTTACACGATGCTGTTCAATCCTACATACACAATATCTTGCCGCTACACCGCGAAGAAGCTACTATGCTAGAGCGTGAAGCTCCGCATGAACCAGTGGATTATTATTCCTGA
- the recR gene encoding recombination mediator RecR, protein MAGVYDGAVQALIDELGRLPGVGPKSAQRIAFYLLEASDEDVTELISALQAVKAKVQFCTVCGNIAEGDLCRICSDMRRVDSTICVVEEAKDIVAIERSREYRGKYHVLGGAIDPIGGVGPENLRIRELYARLQDGTVKEVILAMDPNVEGEATATYLAINLAHMGVVVSRLASGLPVGGDLEYADEVTISRALEGRQRIHTPS, encoded by the coding sequence GTGGCTGGAGTCTACGATGGTGCAGTTCAGGCACTGATTGACGAATTAGGTCGCCTTCCTGGAGTAGGACCAAAAAGCGCCCAACGCATCGCTTTTTATCTTTTGGAAGCAAGCGATGAGGACGTCACCGAACTCATCTCCGCACTACAAGCCGTCAAAGCAAAAGTACAGTTCTGTACCGTGTGCGGAAATATTGCTGAAGGGGATCTGTGTCGAATCTGTTCTGATATGCGTCGGGTAGATAGCACGATATGCGTTGTTGAGGAAGCAAAAGATATCGTTGCTATTGAACGTTCACGTGAGTACCGTGGAAAATACCACGTGTTAGGTGGCGCTATTGATCCCATCGGCGGTGTCGGTCCAGAAAATCTACGAATTCGTGAACTATATGCGCGACTTCAAGACGGCACTGTTAAAGAAGTTATTCTGGCAATGGATCCTAATGTTGAAGGTGAAGCAACAGCAACATATTTGGCGATCAATCTTGCACATATGGGCGTTGTCGTTTCTCGCTTAGCTTCTGGTCTGCCAGTCGGTGGTGATCTGGAATACGCCGACGAAGTGACAATATCGCGTGCGCTAGAAGGCCGCCAGCGAATCCACACGCCGTCGTAG
- a CDS encoding DNA polymerase III subunit gamma and tau, which produces MSQVWERSSKMVFVSVAMYRRYRPQSFQEVIGQDHVVAPLRAALAAGRTTHAYLFSGPRGCGKTTSARILARCLNCVNYPTDTPCGQCDSCRDLARDGAGSLDVVEMDAASHGGVDDARELREQASFAPVRDRFKIFIIDEAHMVSNQGFNALLKLVEEPPAHVKFIFATTEPEKVIGTIRSRTHHYPFRLVPPLELEKYLARICAQEGVVASKEVLSLVIRAGTGSVRDTLSVLDQIIGGSDSHTLDYDRAVALLGYTSAHLLDDAVSAVSERDGVQLFGVVDSVVKSGHDPRRFVEDLLQRLRDVVIIALTGQSARDVFVSVPDDQYQRMADQATRLGAARASRCADITNDALNMMVGATAPRLQLELLCARLVVAQAEKVGIADTASGASVVEGGQVSTPPQELKKWKKPSAQEAIAARQDIPAVPAVQPQPAPVVAPATHADPPHKDVVPEVPPARPERLPDSAAAQARVAAAGPAQAIFDKVRQSWDEIVAHPHLGALVRNQLKAGARPYDVTDNTLRIAFAMPAVALRFNQRASGTHVADVIKDILHIDLAVTAIAEDEASSPKDKAALDTTTPVVPENTAQPVGDMPHVQPSPEALPEEDAVVPYEPVAEVEYEEENPIDTPTSLVERQDDADPAGVLGALVDGTAKLKGNDHIQVAELPASSASPATVERNAPRVEPIGEVPFFAEPMPAIPPLEYPGEDTSSSAISMTPPAPVPVTEKPRTQPTSSNTPNDEKRPVWEVHPPIRAEEPTEPSPEWEEVSEDDPDISESSLVGLKVLLDTFNAQVIEEIPDRQGGE; this is translated from the coding sequence ATGAGTCAGGTGTGGGAGCGGTCGAGTAAGATGGTGTTTGTGAGTGTAGCCATGTATCGCCGTTATCGGCCTCAGTCCTTCCAAGAAGTTATTGGGCAAGACCACGTCGTCGCGCCGTTAAGAGCAGCGTTGGCCGCGGGGCGTACTACCCATGCGTATTTATTTTCTGGTCCGCGCGGGTGTGGGAAAACGACGTCGGCTCGTATTCTTGCGCGTTGCCTTAATTGTGTGAACTATCCAACCGATACTCCGTGTGGGCAGTGCGATTCGTGCCGGGATCTTGCGCGTGATGGTGCTGGATCACTAGATGTAGTGGAAATGGACGCGGCATCGCATGGTGGTGTAGATGATGCGCGTGAGCTTCGCGAACAGGCGAGTTTCGCTCCGGTACGGGATCGATTTAAGATCTTCATTATTGACGAAGCGCATATGGTTTCAAACCAAGGCTTTAATGCGCTATTGAAGTTGGTTGAAGAACCGCCGGCGCATGTGAAGTTTATTTTTGCGACGACGGAGCCGGAGAAAGTTATCGGCACGATTCGTTCGCGTACGCATCATTATCCGTTTAGGCTTGTGCCTCCTTTAGAACTAGAGAAATATCTAGCTCGTATTTGTGCGCAAGAAGGAGTGGTTGCCTCTAAGGAAGTTTTGTCCTTAGTGATTCGGGCTGGTACGGGTTCGGTGCGAGACACTCTTTCGGTGTTGGATCAAATCATTGGTGGTTCTGATTCGCACACTTTAGATTATGATCGAGCGGTTGCCTTATTGGGTTACACCTCTGCTCATCTGCTTGATGATGCGGTTAGTGCAGTGTCTGAACGCGATGGTGTGCAGTTATTTGGTGTGGTTGACTCAGTTGTGAAATCTGGCCATGATCCACGTCGATTTGTGGAAGATTTACTGCAACGGCTACGTGATGTGGTCATTATTGCGTTGACGGGGCAGAGCGCTAGGGATGTTTTCGTGTCAGTTCCTGATGATCAATATCAGCGCATGGCCGATCAGGCTACTCGGTTAGGTGCTGCTCGGGCTTCACGTTGTGCAGATATAACTAACGATGCTCTCAATATGATGGTGGGGGCTACTGCGCCACGGTTACAGCTTGAACTATTGTGTGCCCGTCTTGTAGTTGCACAGGCAGAAAAAGTAGGCATCGCAGATACTGCCTCCGGAGCAAGCGTTGTGGAAGGCGGACAGGTATCAACACCACCACAAGAACTTAAAAAGTGGAAGAAGCCATCGGCACAAGAGGCTATTGCTGCCCGGCAGGATATTCCAGCGGTTCCTGCAGTACAGCCGCAACCTGCCCCAGTAGTGGCTCCAGCTACGCATGCTGATCCACCGCACAAGGATGTAGTTCCCGAGGTGCCACCGGCACGTCCAGAACGTTTGCCAGATTCGGCTGCGGCACAAGCGCGAGTTGCTGCGGCCGGGCCAGCTCAGGCTATCTTTGATAAAGTCCGCCAGTCATGGGATGAGATTGTGGCACACCCTCACCTTGGCGCCTTGGTGCGCAACCAGCTCAAAGCAGGTGCCCGGCCATACGATGTTACTGACAACACCTTGCGGATTGCTTTCGCAATGCCAGCGGTAGCTTTGCGTTTTAATCAACGTGCTTCCGGTACTCATGTAGCCGATGTGATTAAGGACATTCTTCACATCGATCTTGCGGTAACTGCTATTGCCGAAGATGAGGCATCATCCCCAAAAGATAAGGCCGCTCTAGATACAACTACGCCAGTTGTTCCAGAGAATACGGCCCAACCAGTGGGCGATATGCCACATGTTCAACCAAGCCCAGAGGCACTTCCTGAAGAAGATGCTGTTGTGCCTTATGAGCCAGTAGCAGAAGTAGAATACGAAGAAGAAAACCCTATCGATACTCCCACGTCCTTAGTTGAACGCCAAGATGATGCAGATCCGGCTGGAGTTTTAGGTGCCCTGGTTGATGGTACAGCTAAGCTAAAAGGCAACGATCATATACAGGTGGCTGAACTGCCAGCTTCTAGCGCTTCTCCCGCAACTGTCGAACGCAACGCGCCACGGGTGGAACCGATCGGTGAGGTACCATTTTTTGCTGAACCAATGCCAGCTATTCCGCCACTCGAATATCCGGGTGAGGATACGTCGTCGTCGGCCATATCAATGACCCCGCCAGCGCCAGTGCCGGTAACGGAAAAACCGAGAACTCAACCCACGTCGTCCAATACGCCAAATGATGAAAAACGGCCAGTGTGGGAAGTCCACCCACCTATCCGGGCTGAAGAACCAACAGAGCCTTCCCCGGAATGGGAAGAAGTTTCTGAAGACGATCCCGATATTAGCGAGTCTTCGTTAGTGGGATTAAAAGTTCTTCTCGATACGTTTAATGCACAAGTTATTGAAGAAATACCTGATCGTCAGGGAGGTGAATAG
- a CDS encoding MFS transporter, which yields MSKTFHSLSYPNYRLWFISNLVSATAVWMQRVCQIWVVLTVLTENSAIAVGLVTAFQFLPQMLLGPFGGVLADWANRRRLIQITQITVAIIGLVLGVLLVTGSAQLYHVYIAAILAGTADALSSAVRNTFLSELVPASSLPNAISLNSTSFNIARLIGPALAGLLIELVGPGWVFILNFALFSVPVIALTIMKPQHFFAHERVARRKGMLREGFAYVRTRSDILAILVMIAVVSGLGLNFQVTQALMATDVYGMGAGSYGFLGSMLAIGSLSGALLSARRKAPRFSKLLLYAVAFGVVAIAASLAPTYTIFALLMIPTGFTMLTFLISVNTLVQISTPSELRGRVLAIYFAVNLGITPIGSPVVGWIGEVWGPRWSIAVGGIGSILVALIIFVWAKTSWDVQLHSRRRWPFVDIHGPRERYLNNKFGPTDEGLR from the coding sequence ATGTCTAAAACTTTCCACTCTTTGTCTTATCCAAATTATCGTTTGTGGTTTATTTCTAATCTTGTTTCAGCAACAGCTGTATGGATGCAGCGCGTTTGCCAAATCTGGGTAGTTCTGACTGTTTTAACAGAGAATTCTGCGATTGCTGTTGGGCTAGTGACTGCTTTTCAGTTCCTTCCCCAAATGTTGCTTGGGCCGTTTGGTGGGGTGCTTGCTGACTGGGCTAATCGTCGTCGATTGATTCAAATAACGCAAATAACAGTTGCCATTATCGGTTTAGTTCTTGGCGTTTTGTTAGTTACTGGATCGGCACAGCTTTACCATGTTTATATTGCGGCTATTCTTGCTGGGACGGCTGATGCGTTATCGTCGGCGGTTCGAAATACTTTTTTGTCCGAACTGGTGCCGGCCTCGTCGTTACCTAATGCGATTAGTTTAAATTCGACGTCGTTCAATATCGCTCGGTTAATTGGTCCGGCATTGGCTGGACTCTTGATTGAACTTGTTGGGCCGGGCTGGGTTTTTATTCTAAATTTTGCGCTGTTTTCCGTCCCCGTTATCGCATTAACTATCATGAAACCGCAGCATTTCTTTGCTCATGAACGTGTTGCGCGCCGTAAGGGAATGCTTCGGGAGGGGTTTGCTTATGTGCGTACCCGATCAGATATTTTGGCGATATTGGTGATGATTGCGGTGGTTTCTGGCTTGGGGCTGAATTTCCAGGTTACTCAGGCTTTGATGGCAACTGATGTTTATGGCATGGGTGCTGGATCGTATGGTTTCCTTGGTTCGATGCTCGCTATTGGTTCGTTAAGTGGTGCGTTACTCTCGGCACGTCGCAAAGCTCCTCGATTTTCAAAGTTGTTATTGTACGCGGTGGCTTTTGGCGTGGTGGCAATTGCCGCTTCGCTAGCTCCGACCTACACGATTTTTGCATTGTTAATGATTCCTACCGGGTTTACGATGCTCACGTTTTTGATCTCGGTTAATACGCTTGTGCAGATAAGTACGCCATCGGAATTGCGTGGCCGAGTATTGGCTATTTATTTCGCGGTTAATCTTGGCATTACCCCGATTGGTTCGCCAGTTGTGGGTTGGATCGGGGAGGTTTGGGGGCCACGCTGGTCGATTGCAGTTGGTGGTATTGGCTCGATCTTGGTGGCTTTGATTATTTTTGTGTGGGCGAAGACGTCGTGGGATGTGCAGTTGCATTCGCGCCGGCGGTGGCCGTTTGTTGATATCCATGGGCCGCGAGAGCGTTATTTGAACAATAAATTTGGGCCGACGGACGAGGGCTTGCGCTAG
- a CDS encoding LytR C-terminal domain-containing protein, which translates to MSTPYDPRAEYRKRIQQRQTVIFGSISAVMAFLFVFGSLIWVGIIPAPFDREFSKKAEPVHIVPCPPNDIQARDLTTITARVYNSTSVSGQAGAVGQDLTTLGVTVAETSNWRGAPLPEATRIITGKNNIDAAYTLRAYFPGSTIHFDETNTSDLLDIVIGKKFNGTNIGPSEEDLTSALEPIKDCTSIN; encoded by the coding sequence GTGAGCACCCCATATGATCCGCGCGCGGAATATCGCAAGCGCATTCAACAGCGTCAGACCGTTATCTTCGGTTCAATTTCAGCCGTCATGGCATTCTTATTCGTTTTCGGCTCGCTTATTTGGGTGGGTATTATCCCAGCACCATTCGATCGGGAATTTTCCAAGAAAGCTGAACCGGTCCATATCGTGCCATGCCCACCCAACGACATTCAAGCACGGGATCTGACCACCATCACCGCACGCGTCTACAACTCCACCTCTGTTAGCGGACAAGCCGGCGCAGTCGGCCAAGATCTTACCACTCTCGGAGTGACCGTGGCTGAAACATCTAACTGGCGCGGTGCTCCATTGCCAGAAGCTACCCGAATCATTACCGGTAAGAATAATATTGACGCAGCCTACACCTTGCGCGCTTACTTCCCTGGTTCTACCATTCACTTCGATGAAACAAATACCTCCGATTTACTCGACATTGTCATCGGTAAAAAGTTCAATGGCACAAATATCGGCCCCAGCGAAGAAGATCTCACTTCCGCACTGGAGCCGATAAAGGACTGTACGTCTATTAACTAG